The genomic segment ACACTGTCACAATATCAAAGTCACGCACATAGCAACTGGTGGTTCCATGGAACGTTTTTAGCACACAGTTAAAGAAGCTAGTTTGGTTAGTTGAGTAGAAAGTGGTGCTAACTAAGATGCGTAGACAGCCAGTGTTGTGGGTGTGATGATGTTGTCGTGTGCCTGACCAATAGTGTTTCATCTTTGTCCCACAGACTTCGATCTTTCTGATGCCTTTGATCTTGGTAAGTTTCttgatattttgttgttgttgttgataagtAAGCCTACTGTAGATGTAGTACATAATGATGAAGCAGGTGTAATGGCTGTTCCTCACAATATTCAGGTCTTCCTCCTCTGCCTATCTGTAGCACTGCTCACGGCGCTGTCTGGCTCAGTTGAATGCATATTGCATAATGCAAATTGGTTAATTAGTTATTACTGAACAGGAGTTCATGTCCAAATATAATTTAAGCCTTTTGAAAATATTTTATATAGGATTAGAAATGACCATTTTAATTCGCAATACTCATAACACATGATGATCCTGTTATTATAATACAGATTTCTTTTTATATAACGTGACATCTCCAGCCTTATAGATTAAAATGTGATGAATGATTTTATGAAAGGCAAAAAAAAACCTCTCTCTTTTTTTAGATGACGCTATAACTACTATTCCAAAACAGCCAAAGCAACCTACAAAGGATCCAGGTAGGGAAACCTCTCACATAATATTACACTGACTGTGGGATGAAACCAACTCTGGAAGTCAACAAGAAGCCACTAGCAAGGGAACATAGACAACTTATTAGTCACAACTCATATGACTCAACATGAACCACATCAATAACCACTTTAAAGAAACAGAATATGAGCCCAGCATGTGACTGCAGGGTGGCCCAGCCCCCGAAGGGACTCTTATCAACTCTATGCAAGGATTTCCTTTGTGTTGTCTTCCTCTGTGATCTCTCCGTCCGCATTCTGTCACGCTTcttcaaatacccctctacctgaCCAGATTCTTCTGTGTTGACAGTGTTATAATCATGCTATAAGCATAAATAAATGTCATTACATTTCTTAATCTCCAGGAGGTGGTTTGGATCTATTCGATGCTCTTGGTCCAGAAGGTAAAATGACACAGTAATAGGTGTATATGGCTCCCTCTTTGTCTAAGCTGGTGTTGGTTTTCCTCTTGGAACCTTTCTATATATCAGACTTACATTTGGTTACCCTTCTCAAATCAACAGATAGCTGTGTTGGTGCTGGGATAATAAGATTGGATCGTTCCTCGTCTCGGATTTCTTTTTCACTGATTAGTTTTAAGGGTTCATCCAGTTTGCGATTTGGGTGATAGATTTATAACAGCATACAATTGTATAGTTATACTGTTGTGGTATTCAGTTATATTCAACCAGTAATAACTGGCTAAATTAAACACCCATCCCTTTCAGAAAATCGCAATATGGATCCCCTTATTCACTTATTCTATATTTCTAATTAAAGTTTTCCTTTCCTGGCTTTAAAATGGTAAGACTCAAAGGTGAAAATCCTGGGAATTATGGTTTAAAGTTGAGGCTTTTTTAATCCATCTTCCTTGATTCACCTTTCCTCCCCTTAGAGCCTGAGAAACCAGCTGGGATCCCCCCTAAAGAAGGTGGAACTGGTAAGGCATCTATGGCCGACAAATGTCAAATGAATGGATAGCTCACATGTATTTCAACGAAGATGTTATTTCTGTTCTCAGATGATTTAGATCTTCTGGATACGTCAATGTGTTTATTTACATCAATGTGTTCTTAACTAAATATGTTGTCCAATCATTTGCCCAACGTGAAATACAATGCTCTTATAGTTGATATACTTGATGCCCTTTCCAGATCCCAAACCTGTAGATCCCAAAAAAACAGCTGAGGGTAAGTAAATTAACTCAACCAGCTGAAGTAACTCTGATCCCTTATAATTACAGTATCCATCCTATTTGATCAGGGTTCTAGCAATCAGATTAAAGAACCCAGGAAGACATTCTGATCAGTGCATAAAATGAACATCCGCCACCCGCCAGATGCGTGTAGATTTAGGTATTGGCGGGTAGgaatgtctatttcaccagccacggTGTTCAATTTGCAGGTCTCTAGAGTGCGAGCATTACATTTGTGAATAAAATAGTCAAAAGTGTGAGTTGAAATTTATCGCAGAAAAGtgctgcagtagctgttttcaaagtatttctgctgTTTTGTTTCATAGCTCCTAATTGCACAATGAAATATGAAACCTATATCCCACCTCACGCAGCAACACTGCCTGGCAGGAGAGCTGTGCGCTCTGTGTGAAGTGCTGATAGATTCATTTTTGGAGGTGCTGCGCACAGGCATaaaagttggtctaatttactcAAAAGTCTATAAAGTGAGACAGtgtccttgtgtttcttggctatttacattgtttaGTTCAGAAGCTCAGTTGTTTTAAAACGTTAGTTTGAGGTTGCTGCTTCAAATGATAGCCCTAGTCAGATCgcaaatctcacacacacacacacaaagcacatGACACAACTCTGGTGTCGCATTTACCAAGGTAACCTCTCGCCCTTAAAGGGGCAGCTGAAAAATATGTCTCATctgatattttggttaaaagactCAGGTTACAAACATTTTGTGAAATTGAgcaatataccacattacttcttactaATGCATTTCttgttttggaaacattacaaGGCATGGTCATccgtaatttttattttttttatgttaaaTGTTTTGGCTGGTAAAAAATCTGAGAGGCGGgtacctgccacagtggctgcAGACCAAACAGTCAATTTTAGGCCCTGGTTCTGATACCTAAAGCAAACCGAATATTGACCTCAAGATGGGAGATGTCACCCATTGTAAATGATACAGTCATAGAATCCATATGTTTTCTGTTATATTTTCTCTTCATAGATGGGATGGGTTTTGACCTGTCTGATGCCTTGGGTCCAGGTAAAGTCAGAGTTATTGTTAGGTGCTCAGTCTTGGGAAGAAGTCTTTCTATTTTGTGCAGGTCTATTTTGGGGATTCTCTCTTTGTCCCTAACTCCCTGTTTACTTAACCCAATCGATCAATTAATCAGACAAACAAACAATTAATAAATCATTCAAATCAAGCAATCAGCCGGGGTGcaggtcgcctagtggttagagcgttggactagtaaccgaaaggttgcaagattgaatccctgagctgacaaggtaaaaatctgtcgttctgcccctgaacaaggcggttaacccactgttcctaggtagtcattgaaaataagaatttgttcttaactgacttgcctagttaaataaaggtaaaaaataaaaaaaacgggcTTGTGATGAATCATACCCACTGCTATCTATGATTAATCTTTACCTCAACAGCCTTTACATACCCAGCAAGCACCTTTTGTCTTGAGATGTCTTGAGACATGGTGATGGCTGGGTATGTAAAGGAGGTTCCCTTTGCTTTGCGTCCAGtgactctcacactctcacactctcttaaTAAGAAGCTTGGCCTCTTGAGCTTTCAAAACCTGCTAAACCAGACTGTCACTTTCACTTAAGAGCTTAAGTGATTGTAGGTGCTGATGTTTTCACATCTAATGTCGGAAGAAATGATATGAGGGACTAGTGGCGTGCTTCCCAGTGTGAAAACACATTATAATGTTATTATAACGTGTAATAATGTAATATAAATAATGGTCCTCTTCCCACTCCTCTCCCTTGTTCTCTAATGTCTATCATCCATAGATCCCGTACCGGGTAAACCAGCTGTTGTTCCACCTAAAGATGGAGGCACCGGTACTAAGCATTGGATATATCCCTTTATTTCCTCTGTTTGATGATCATATACTATGTGTGTGCTACTGTGAATTGTTATTATGGACTCCCAGGACTCTCTGGAAAGCAGTGGTAATTGTTACCGACTCACCTGTTGCTATACTGTTTTCATCTGGAAGGTGGCGGGTCCTTCGGAGACAATGACCTGTTTGATATAAGCGATAACGATAACTACAAGCCTGATCCCGGcaagggaggtggaggaggaggtaggacATTTAAGGCTTTTATTATTGAATAAGTTTAGAAGCAGTGTCACAAGCAAGACAAAGGGTGCTGTTCATACAAATTAGTTAATGGGTTTGACTTCCAACAGTAGGCCTGCAATCTTACTGTTGAGGGAGAGTCATTTCTACTTAGACTAGTATAAGTCAAAATACACACAATAGAGTATGTCGGGGAGGCTGGGGACCCGACAGAAATTGTCCATTGTTGCCATATTGAAGTTAATTGCAGTGCTAAATTCACTGTGGACTAAAACAGAACCGTTCTGTCTTTAAAACTGTATACACATTTCCTTTCTCTTTTTCCTCTTAGTCACGTAGAATTGAAGTAATTACTTGTTCTTtacaaaagagagaaaaaaagcaaAAATAGGGAAGGGAAAAACCCCTcatggttaccaatgtaattagtgCCATATGCCTGTTAGTCTGATGCTATCACTGCATGATACTGTGGAGAGTCCAGAGGAGCTGGAAACAAACTGAAATAACCTGTCATTAAACTCAGTGTAAGGGGACGGTTTCAGCCCTCACAGTTAAAGACGACATGTTTGAAAGGAGTCTGGAAATATTTTGACCAACTCTATGAAGACTTTATACAATAAATCTCTGAAGTCTTCATGAACATTTGCACGTACATGTAAATAGAACACACAGACCTATCTAGCTACttctatgtacagtatgtctaGAAGTATATACTACAGAGGGAGTAGAAGTGTCTCACtttgctgtttttttgttgttgtttatatatAGCACGTGCAGCTGACCCAGCTCCCTCAGATCCCAATGGTACGACATTTATAGCACTTTCTGTTTGCCTGAAGTTTGTCTGAAGTTCTTGCGTGCTGCTAGTAAAACTGATTCAAAACAGTATTACTGCAAAATCAAAGTACACAAACTTATGGACTTATTGCTTACTTTCTCACTTTATTTTTCCCTCTTCAGGAGGAGGTGGTGCTCCTGCAGATCAACCTCAAGGTAAAACAATCAATCCATTTATTTCTACAATAAATAATGTTAattatcaagcgtctcagaggaGGAATTATATGGGGTGCCGTTTTGTCAAGTTGAACGGCTATTTCGCACCAGATTTAGGTGGAATCTTTAGAGTCTGTATTCGCCCACTGTACCCACACCAAGTCTTTTCATTTAACTCTCACCACTCATCTTTACCGTGATGTCAAAGGCCTGCAGTATGAAGAATCTCAGTGACAGTGAATTCTTCTCACACCTTTTGAGGGACTAAGCTCTGTGCTTTTATAGTCATATCTGTCTCCTGTCTCAGAGGAAGTTGGCTGATTGCCCTGGTTTTAGTGTGTGCTCCTCACGGTCGGATTATGTTGTTTTATACTTCCTGTTGCCAATCCAAACACAGCACAGATTCTGAAAATGAATAATACAACTAATGAAAGGGCTGCGCTGAGAGGAGGTctatcaaactaaatgtgttgaaACCTAACTTCGCTTTGAGGATTCCCTGATCAAATAGTGCAAGTGGAGGCTTGAGGATGGCCATTTCTTGTAGCAAGAAATATAGTTTAACTTCTGGGTAAACAAGTACAGTAAGCTTTATGGGAACATTGGGAGCTATTGGTTTGGAATACAAAGGGGAATTAACTCTGATTGGCTTGAATGGGTGCACACTATTGGCCATAGCCTAAAACCCAGGTACGATTCTGTGTCATTGTAGATCTAGACCTACTGTGGGCCCAATTCCTGAAGATGCTAGATGCTAACATGCCAGAGGGCTTCCATGTTTGGATATCCAACATAAAGCAAGCAGTGGTGCCTCTGTTAGAGAAGGCCATGGAGCTTTTGAATGTGGGCCAATGAAGGAGCCCCCAGTGACTTTCAGGAATCAGGGAGACATCTATCCACCTATGTTCTGATTGGTGCTCAGATCTGAGGGAGTGT from the Salmo salar chromosome ssa17, Ssal_v3.1, whole genome shotgun sequence genome contains:
- the cd99 gene encoding CD99 antigen-like protein 2 isoform X2 yields the protein MKSCLWIALLVTLVIGTKAQDFDLSDAFDLDDAITTIPKQPKQPTKDPEPEKPAGIPPKEGGTDPKPVDPKKTAEDPVPGKPAVVPPKDGGTGGGSFGDNDLFDISDNDNYKPDPGKGGGGGARAADPAPSDPNGGGGAPADQPQEGEAGSGQIAGIVSGIGVALLGAASSYFAYQKKKLCFKVQGGEDPESGKNAHGAQSDPQVMSNLLRSS